The following are encoded together in the Archocentrus centrarchus isolate MPI-CPG fArcCen1 chromosome 23, fArcCen1, whole genome shotgun sequence genome:
- the bltp3b gene encoding bridge-like lipid transfer protein family member 3B isoform X1 yields MAGLIKKQILKHLSRFAKNLSPDKINLSTLKGEGQLTNLELDEEVLQSLLDLPTWLAINRVECNKAAIRIPWTKLKTHPISLTLDKVVMEMSTCDEPRPPNGPSPIATASGQSEYGFAEKVVEGISLSINSIIIRISAKAFNASFELSQLQVYSVNTSWSIGDLRFTRIQDPQRGEILTFKEISWQMIRIEADAIQSAEHEMLSAPIRLITNQSKIRVTLKRRIKDCNVVASKLILILDDLLWVLTDSQLKAMVQYAKSLSEAMEKSAQQRKSMATEDQVSSPPTSAQQVRTQQPSAAADQSATMAKLFSAYDVCETSHHLQITHLDLHICDDIHTKDKVIKKRITGGAMQLSFSSITLDYYPFHRAGDSCAHWMHYSDATKTRESWARNLLDEFKTNVEMLKSAVRDQQGPSHAHSSPQHGKINTSSSVSFSPPPPQTPKTQLMSSSIVLRMADFSIYQVSTADQRRSSPKTMISCNKKSLYLPPEMPAIHVEFTEYYFPDGKDYPIPCPNLYAQLNALQLVLEPRSLVWLNLFALDLRQSLEQFMEIYKLNDSQKPDEHVDIKVDGLMLKLVIPTDQDSSSPADLPRSISVQTSEMVATNTRHPANCTRSHLEALLQAFEEEPFFSSSFSYFPRCSSSLPILHPVFQRHAHEQDTKLHDIYRGLVVPTMGTDALKMPAATDFWALHFAQFWVDYEGTRGGKGRPQPFVDSFPLTVWACQPAKLVQHQEKLRSAVAPGLSRSSSAEAVARLQRKRLLKEYYSSDATASASHISNSALPPSNGLHKPLSLDSLPSSSFSWSSNKDTDVHVLVHVQKHLSAQVSHRQYVFLMQLQRSIKALQQTLQQDLEEMSCKRDRKDPSHRPADHQPFTVCLGLLLKSAEVSLLLNPIPQTEGSGSPLGSELSPSESRGTLEPSAYTREVGEKGNEGSGSEGGVAKQSCTVDQLLCGEGLEGGPAQIPVPLVPTSTRPDLNHKASVEERTPAKSTGRGSSDESGEALVDGISGVDEMGAGLDSKTQPSEPLPDPLSSKDWSDKDKAAKMPQSISRKGSLSVVSDPLSSSNSSRSTSLYSMSNIGRLMRDRSQSSFSVSYKNMKKSPSLQSLDNISIDSYLMEDGDTYSLMERDDVSISGFKDVISEHSTTESATEAAAGQEKEGGESPDSASAASQSIDEPTKDTVSVLVLKVQSVCVGMEAVGESTAVALEVGQVTPSQLGNVSLRQYLSNRSLGMVCSVPIPTQSSQAGGETSSASVRGLHSPAVRARLESGPCAAAHSPLAERNGFLQLHLHDYTASFMMSSLRNLALFLEDDSASQVLPMEISIKDTHINLKDDGPRENPSDSEPSPITLHIDSLVVHRRDDGSFSIGVDGAAEAKPKKAATVIDSSLSPVPETVGSICGISKATQTQTPPTSPPPSDKEKMLMEENECLKVELSRAKMALAEAQMEKDSLLHRLKNLKVSTS; encoded by the exons GTTTGCTAAGAACCTGTCGCCAGACAAAATCAACCTGAGCACGCTGAAGGGGGAGGGTCAGCTCACCAACCTGGAGCTGGATGAGGAGGTTCTCCAGAGCCTTCTGGACCTGCCCACCTGGCTGGCTATCAATCGTGTGGAATGCAACAAGGCTGCCATCAGG ATACCATGGACCAAGTTGAAGACTCACCCGATCTCTTTG ACTTTGGATAAAGTGGTGATGGAGATGAGTACCTGCGATGAACCTCGTCCACCCAATGGCCCATCTCCCATTGCAACAGCATCCGGACAAAG TGAATATGGCTTTGCTGAGAAGGTGGTAGAGGGCATATCCCTATCGATCAACTCTATTATCATCCGGATCAGTGCCAAGGCCTTTAACGCCTCCTTTGAGCTCTCCCAGCTGCAGGTCTACAGCGTCAACACCAGCTGGAGCATCGGTGACCTGCGATTCACTCGCATTCAGGACCCCCAGAGGGGAGAG ATTCTGACATTTAAAGAGATCAGCTGGCAGATGATCCGCATCGAGGCCGATGCTATCCAGAGCGCCGAACACGAGATGTTGAGCGCCCCCATCCGCCTCATCACCAACCAGTCCAAGATCCGAGTCACTCTCAAGAGACGG ATCAAAGACTGTAACGTAGTGGCCTCCAAGCTGATTCTGATCTTGGATGACCTGCTCTGGGTGTTGACCGACTCCCAGCTCAAAGCTATGGTACAGTATGCCAAGTCCCTCAGTGAGGCTATGGAGAAGTCTGCACAGCAGAGGAAGAGCATGGCCACAGAAGACCAG GTATCATCACCTCCCACGTCAGCCCAGCAGGTACGCACCCAACAGCCGTCCGCGGCTGCTGACCAGAGCGCAACCATGGCCAAGCTGTTCAGCGCCTACGATGTGTGTGAGACATCCCACCACCTCCAGATCACACACCTTGACCTGCACATCTGCGATGACATTCACACTAAGGACAAAG TTATCAAAAAAAGGATAACAGGTGGAGCCATGCAGCTTTCCTTCAGCTCCATCACTTTGGACTACTACCCGTTCCACAGAGCAG GTGACAGCTGTGCCCACTGGATGCACTACAGCGACGCCACTAAAACGAGAGAGAGCTGGGCGCGGAACCTGCTCGATGAATTCAAGACCAACGTGGAGATGTTGAAGAGCGCAGTTCGAGACCAGCAAGGCCCAAGCCATGCACACAGTTCCCCACAACATG GTAAGATAAACACGTCTTCCAGCGTTTCCTTCAGTCCGCCTCCCCCTCAGACTCCCAAGACTCAGCTCATGTCCAGCTCAATTGTTCTCAGGATGGCTGACTTCAGCATCTATCAG GTCTCAACAGCAGACCAGCGCCGCTCCAGCCCCAAGACCATGATCTCCTGTAATAAGAAATCGTTGTACCTTCCACCAGAGATGCCGGCCATCCATGTAGAGTTCACAGAATACTACTTTCCTGATGGAAAAGACTATCCCA TTCCGTGTCCAAATCTTTATGCCCAGCTCAATGCCCTGCAGCTGGTCCTGGAACCTCGTAGCCTGGTGTGGCTCAACCTCTTTGCCCTCGACCTCAGGCAGAGTCTGGAACAGTTCATGGAGATCTACAAGCTCAATGACTCTCAGAAACCTGATGAGCATGTTGACATCAAGGTTGATGGCCTCATGCTAAAG CTGGTGATTCCCACTGATCAGGACTCCTCTTCCCCTGCTGACCTGCCTCGCTCCATTTCAGTACAGACTTCAGAAATGGTAGCCACTAACACCCGACACCCTGCCAACTGCACGCGATCCCACCTTGAAGCCCTTCTGCAGGCCTTTGAAGAGGAACCCTTCTtctcttcatctttttcttatttcccTCGTTGCTCCTCTTCTTTACCCATCCTCCATCCCGTCTTCCAGCGCCACGCTCATGAACAAGACACTAAGCTGCACGACATTTACCGCGGCCTGGTGGTGCCGACGATGGGCACAGACGCTCTCAAGATGCCTGCTGCCACTGACTTTTGGGCACTGCACTTTGCCCAGTTTTGGGTGGACTATGAAGGAACCCGCGGAGGTAAAGGGCGGCCGCAGCCCTTTGTGGACTCCTTCCCTCTAACTGTGTGGGCATGTCAACCAGCAAAGCTGGTCCAGCATCAGGAGAAGCTGAGAAGTGCTGTTGCACCAGGACTGTCCAGAAGCTCATCAGCAGAGGCTGTTGCACGTTTACAGAGGAAACGATTATTGAAAGAGTATTACAGCAGTGATGCAACAGCATCTGCATCCCACATCAGCAATTCAGCACTGCCACCCAGTAATGGACTCCATAAGCCCCTCTCACTAGACAGTCTGCCCTCCTCATCCTTTTCTTGGTCATCAAATAAAGATACAGATGTGCATGTGTTGGTGCATGTGCAGAAGCATTTGAGTGCTCAG GTGAGCCATCGGCAGTATGTGTTCCTGATGCAGCTTCAGCGCAGCATTAAAGCCCTGCAGCAGACCCTACAGCAGGATCTGGAGGAGATGAGCTGCAAGAGAGACCGCAAGGATCCATCTCACCGTCCCGCAGATCACCAGCCATTCACTGTCTGCCTGGGCCTCCTGCTCAAAAGCGCAGAGGTGTCCCTGCTCCTAAACCCCATTCCCCAGACTGAGGGTTCAGGTTCACCTCTAGGCTCGGAGCTATCGCCCTCAGAGAGCCGAGGAACTCTGGAGCCTTCAGCTTACACGAGAGAAGTGGGAGAAAAGGGCAATGAAGGGTCTGGTTCAGAAGGTGGAGTAGCCAAACAGTCTTGCACTGTAGACCAGCTGCTGTGTGGTGAAGGCTTAGAGGGAGGACCTGCACAGATTCCTGTCCCCCTCGTTCCAACTTCTACACGTCCTGACTTGAACCATAAAGCCTCAGTGGAGGAGAGGACTCCAGCTAAAAGCACTGGGAGGGGGAGTTCAGATGAAAGTGGTGAGGCATTGGTGGATGGGATATCTGGAGTTGATGAAATGGGAGCTGGGTTAGACTCCAAAACCCAACCAAGTGAACCTCTGCCTGATCCACTCAGCAGCAAAGACTGGAGCGACAAAGACAAGGCTGCAAAGATGCCTCAGTCAATATCCAG GAAAGGAAGTTTGTCTGTGGTTTCTGATCCCCTCAGCTCCTCAAACTCCAGCAGATCCACCTCCCTTTATTCCATGTCCAACAT tgGTCGTTTGATGCGGGACCGCTCCCAGTCCAGTTTCTCTGTGTcctataaaaatatgaagaagaGCCCGTCTCTGCAGTCCCTGGACAACATCTCCATCGATAGCTACTTGATGGAGGATGGAGACACTTACAGCCTGATGGAGAGAG ATGACGTGTCCATCTCAGGCTTCAAGGATGTCATCAGTGAGCACAGCACCACAGAGAGTGCCACCGAGGCGGCAGCTGGCcaagagaaggagggaggcGAGTCCCCTGACTCTGCCAGCGCAGCATCACAGAGCATTGATGAGCCCACCAAAGATACA GTGTCAGTACTGGTGCTGAAGGTGCAGTCGGTATGTGTGGGCATGGAGGCTGTGGGCGAGAGCACAGCCGTGGCCCTGGAGGTGGGCCAGGTCACACCCAGCCAGCTGGGAAATGTCAGCCTCAGACAGTACCTCAGCAACCGCAGCCTGG GTATGGTGTGTTCAGTACCAATACCTACACAAAGCAGCCAAG CTGGCGGTGAGACCAGCTCCGCGTCCGTCCGGGGCCTCCACAGTCCGGCAGTGCGGGCTCGGCTGGAAAGCGGGCCCTGCGCCGCCGCCCACTCCCCGTTGGCTGAACGTAACGGCTTCCTGCAGCTGCACCTTCACGATTACACGGCAAGCTTCATGATGTCCTCGCTCCGCAACCTTGCGCTCTTCCTGGAAGACGACTCGGCCTCCCAGGTGCTGCCCATGGAGATCAGCATCAAGGACACGCACATTAATTTAAAG GATGACGGCCCTCGTGAAAATCCCTCCGACTCGGAGCCCTCGCCGATCACTCTACACATTGACAGCCTCGTCGTACACAGAAGAGACGACGGGTCTTTCTCTATAGGAG tggatggagcagcagAGGCCAAACCCAAGAAAGCGGCCACAGTGATTGACAGCTCTCTGAGTCCAGTCCCTGAGACTGTGGGCAGCATCTGTGGTATTTCAAAGGCAACACAGACTCAGACTCCACCCACCAGTCCCCCTCCATCTGACAAGGAGAAG ATGCTGATGGAGGAGAATGAATGTCTAAAGGTAGAGCTATCCCGAGCAAAGATGGCGCTGGCTGAGGCTCAGATGGAGAAGGACTCGCTGCTTCACCGACTGAAGAACCTCAAAGTCAGCACCAGCTAG
- the bltp3b gene encoding bridge-like lipid transfer protein family member 3B isoform X4, with the protein MAGLIKKQILKHLSRFAKNLSPDKINLSTLKGEGQLTNLELDEEVLQSLLDLPTWLAINRVECNKAAIRIPWTKLKTHPISLTLDKVVMEMSTCDEPRPPNGPSPIATASGQSEYGFAEKVVEGISLSINSIIIRISAKAFNASFELSQLQVYSVNTSWSIGDLRFTRIQDPQRGEILTFKEISWQMIRIEADAIQSAEHEMLSAPIRLITNQSKIRVTLKRRIKDCNVVASKLILILDDLLWVLTDSQLKAMVQYAKSLSEAMEKSAQQRKSMATEDQVSSPPTSAQQVRTQQPSAAADQSATMAKLFSAYDVCETSHHLQITHLDLHICDDIHTKDKVIKKRITGGAMQLSFSSITLDYYPFHRAGDSCAHWMHYSDATKTRESWARNLLDEFKTNVEMLKSAVRDQQGPSHAHSSPQHVSVRDDVYGSLGSQEGAEGGAVGLREAHGRLLEWSPHAQPPAQCCWCLEPGKINTSSSVSFSPPPPQTPKTQLMSSSIVLRMADFSIYQVSTADQRRSSPKTMISCNKKSLYLPPEMPAIHVEFTEYYFPDGKDYPIPCPNLYAQLNALQLVLEPRSLVWLNLFALDLRQSLEQFMEIYKLNDSQKPDEHVDIKVDGLMLKLVIPTDQDSSSPADLPRSISVQTSEMVATNTRHPANCTRSHLEALLQAFEEEPFFSSSFSYFPRCSSSLPILHPVFQRHAHEQDTKLHDIYRGLVVPTMGTDALKMPAATDFWALHFAQFWVDYEGTRGGKGRPQPFVDSFPLTVWACQPAKLVQHQEKLRSAVAPGLSRSSSAEAVARLQRKRLLKEYYSSDATASASHISNSALPPSNGLHKPLSLDSLPSSSFSWSSNKDTDVHVLVHVQKHLSAQVSHRQYVFLMQLQRSIKALQQTLQQDLEEMSCKRDRKDPSHRPADHQPFTVCLGLLLKSAEVSLLLNPIPQTEGSGSPLGSELSPSESRGTLEPSAYTREVGEKGNEGSGSEGGVAKQSCTVDQLLCGEGLEGGPAQIPVPLVPTSTRPDLNHKASVEERTPAKSTGRGSSDESGEALVDGISGVDEMGAGLDSKTQPSEPLPDPLSSKDWSDKDKAAKMPQSISRKGSLSVVSDPLSSSNSSRSTSLYSMSNIGRLMRDRSQSSFSVSYKNMKKSPSLQSLDNISIDSYLMEDGDTYSLMERDDVSISGFKDVISEHSTTESATEAAAGQEKEGGESPDSASAASQSIDEPTKDTVSVLVLKVQSVCVGMEAVGESTAVALEVGQVTPSQLGNVSLRQYLSNRSLGMVCSVPIPTQSSQAGGETSSASVRGLHSPAVRARLESGPCAAAHSPLAERNGFLQLHLHDYTASFMMSSLRNLALFLEDDSASQVLPMEISIKDTHINLKDDGPRENPSDSEPSPITLHIDSLVVHRRDDGSFSIGVDGAAEAKPKKAATVIDSSLSPVPETVGSICGISKATQTQTPPTSPPPSDKEKMLMEENECLKVELSRAKMALAEAQMEKDSLLHRLKNLKVSTS; encoded by the exons GTTTGCTAAGAACCTGTCGCCAGACAAAATCAACCTGAGCACGCTGAAGGGGGAGGGTCAGCTCACCAACCTGGAGCTGGATGAGGAGGTTCTCCAGAGCCTTCTGGACCTGCCCACCTGGCTGGCTATCAATCGTGTGGAATGCAACAAGGCTGCCATCAGG ATACCATGGACCAAGTTGAAGACTCACCCGATCTCTTTG ACTTTGGATAAAGTGGTGATGGAGATGAGTACCTGCGATGAACCTCGTCCACCCAATGGCCCATCTCCCATTGCAACAGCATCCGGACAAAG TGAATATGGCTTTGCTGAGAAGGTGGTAGAGGGCATATCCCTATCGATCAACTCTATTATCATCCGGATCAGTGCCAAGGCCTTTAACGCCTCCTTTGAGCTCTCCCAGCTGCAGGTCTACAGCGTCAACACCAGCTGGAGCATCGGTGACCTGCGATTCACTCGCATTCAGGACCCCCAGAGGGGAGAG ATTCTGACATTTAAAGAGATCAGCTGGCAGATGATCCGCATCGAGGCCGATGCTATCCAGAGCGCCGAACACGAGATGTTGAGCGCCCCCATCCGCCTCATCACCAACCAGTCCAAGATCCGAGTCACTCTCAAGAGACGG ATCAAAGACTGTAACGTAGTGGCCTCCAAGCTGATTCTGATCTTGGATGACCTGCTCTGGGTGTTGACCGACTCCCAGCTCAAAGCTATGGTACAGTATGCCAAGTCCCTCAGTGAGGCTATGGAGAAGTCTGCACAGCAGAGGAAGAGCATGGCCACAGAAGACCAG GTATCATCACCTCCCACGTCAGCCCAGCAGGTACGCACCCAACAGCCGTCCGCGGCTGCTGACCAGAGCGCAACCATGGCCAAGCTGTTCAGCGCCTACGATGTGTGTGAGACATCCCACCACCTCCAGATCACACACCTTGACCTGCACATCTGCGATGACATTCACACTAAGGACAAAG TTATCAAAAAAAGGATAACAGGTGGAGCCATGCAGCTTTCCTTCAGCTCCATCACTTTGGACTACTACCCGTTCCACAGAGCAG GTGACAGCTGTGCCCACTGGATGCACTACAGCGACGCCACTAAAACGAGAGAGAGCTGGGCGCGGAACCTGCTCGATGAATTCAAGACCAACGTGGAGATGTTGAAGAGCGCAGTTCGAGACCAGCAAGGCCCAAGCCATGCACACAGTTCCCCACAACATG TGTCCGTTAGGGACGATGTGTATGGCTCTCTAGGAAGTCAGGAAGGAGCAGAAGGAGGAGCAGTAGGGCTTAGGGAGGCACATGGAAGACTCCTAGAGTGGAGCCCACACGCACAGCCTCCAGCGCAGTGCTGCTGGTGCCTGGAGCCAG GTAAGATAAACACGTCTTCCAGCGTTTCCTTCAGTCCGCCTCCCCCTCAGACTCCCAAGACTCAGCTCATGTCCAGCTCAATTGTTCTCAGGATGGCTGACTTCAGCATCTATCAG GTCTCAACAGCAGACCAGCGCCGCTCCAGCCCCAAGACCATGATCTCCTGTAATAAGAAATCGTTGTACCTTCCACCAGAGATGCCGGCCATCCATGTAGAGTTCACAGAATACTACTTTCCTGATGGAAAAGACTATCCCA TTCCGTGTCCAAATCTTTATGCCCAGCTCAATGCCCTGCAGCTGGTCCTGGAACCTCGTAGCCTGGTGTGGCTCAACCTCTTTGCCCTCGACCTCAGGCAGAGTCTGGAACAGTTCATGGAGATCTACAAGCTCAATGACTCTCAGAAACCTGATGAGCATGTTGACATCAAGGTTGATGGCCTCATGCTAAAG CTGGTGATTCCCACTGATCAGGACTCCTCTTCCCCTGCTGACCTGCCTCGCTCCATTTCAGTACAGACTTCAGAAATGGTAGCCACTAACACCCGACACCCTGCCAACTGCACGCGATCCCACCTTGAAGCCCTTCTGCAGGCCTTTGAAGAGGAACCCTTCTtctcttcatctttttcttatttcccTCGTTGCTCCTCTTCTTTACCCATCCTCCATCCCGTCTTCCAGCGCCACGCTCATGAACAAGACACTAAGCTGCACGACATTTACCGCGGCCTGGTGGTGCCGACGATGGGCACAGACGCTCTCAAGATGCCTGCTGCCACTGACTTTTGGGCACTGCACTTTGCCCAGTTTTGGGTGGACTATGAAGGAACCCGCGGAGGTAAAGGGCGGCCGCAGCCCTTTGTGGACTCCTTCCCTCTAACTGTGTGGGCATGTCAACCAGCAAAGCTGGTCCAGCATCAGGAGAAGCTGAGAAGTGCTGTTGCACCAGGACTGTCCAGAAGCTCATCAGCAGAGGCTGTTGCACGTTTACAGAGGAAACGATTATTGAAAGAGTATTACAGCAGTGATGCAACAGCATCTGCATCCCACATCAGCAATTCAGCACTGCCACCCAGTAATGGACTCCATAAGCCCCTCTCACTAGACAGTCTGCCCTCCTCATCCTTTTCTTGGTCATCAAATAAAGATACAGATGTGCATGTGTTGGTGCATGTGCAGAAGCATTTGAGTGCTCAG GTGAGCCATCGGCAGTATGTGTTCCTGATGCAGCTTCAGCGCAGCATTAAAGCCCTGCAGCAGACCCTACAGCAGGATCTGGAGGAGATGAGCTGCAAGAGAGACCGCAAGGATCCATCTCACCGTCCCGCAGATCACCAGCCATTCACTGTCTGCCTGGGCCTCCTGCTCAAAAGCGCAGAGGTGTCCCTGCTCCTAAACCCCATTCCCCAGACTGAGGGTTCAGGTTCACCTCTAGGCTCGGAGCTATCGCCCTCAGAGAGCCGAGGAACTCTGGAGCCTTCAGCTTACACGAGAGAAGTGGGAGAAAAGGGCAATGAAGGGTCTGGTTCAGAAGGTGGAGTAGCCAAACAGTCTTGCACTGTAGACCAGCTGCTGTGTGGTGAAGGCTTAGAGGGAGGACCTGCACAGATTCCTGTCCCCCTCGTTCCAACTTCTACACGTCCTGACTTGAACCATAAAGCCTCAGTGGAGGAGAGGACTCCAGCTAAAAGCACTGGGAGGGGGAGTTCAGATGAAAGTGGTGAGGCATTGGTGGATGGGATATCTGGAGTTGATGAAATGGGAGCTGGGTTAGACTCCAAAACCCAACCAAGTGAACCTCTGCCTGATCCACTCAGCAGCAAAGACTGGAGCGACAAAGACAAGGCTGCAAAGATGCCTCAGTCAATATCCAG GAAAGGAAGTTTGTCTGTGGTTTCTGATCCCCTCAGCTCCTCAAACTCCAGCAGATCCACCTCCCTTTATTCCATGTCCAACAT tgGTCGTTTGATGCGGGACCGCTCCCAGTCCAGTTTCTCTGTGTcctataaaaatatgaagaagaGCCCGTCTCTGCAGTCCCTGGACAACATCTCCATCGATAGCTACTTGATGGAGGATGGAGACACTTACAGCCTGATGGAGAGAG ATGACGTGTCCATCTCAGGCTTCAAGGATGTCATCAGTGAGCACAGCACCACAGAGAGTGCCACCGAGGCGGCAGCTGGCcaagagaaggagggaggcGAGTCCCCTGACTCTGCCAGCGCAGCATCACAGAGCATTGATGAGCCCACCAAAGATACA GTGTCAGTACTGGTGCTGAAGGTGCAGTCGGTATGTGTGGGCATGGAGGCTGTGGGCGAGAGCACAGCCGTGGCCCTGGAGGTGGGCCAGGTCACACCCAGCCAGCTGGGAAATGTCAGCCTCAGACAGTACCTCAGCAACCGCAGCCTGG GTATGGTGTGTTCAGTACCAATACCTACACAAAGCAGCCAAG CTGGCGGTGAGACCAGCTCCGCGTCCGTCCGGGGCCTCCACAGTCCGGCAGTGCGGGCTCGGCTGGAAAGCGGGCCCTGCGCCGCCGCCCACTCCCCGTTGGCTGAACGTAACGGCTTCCTGCAGCTGCACCTTCACGATTACACGGCAAGCTTCATGATGTCCTCGCTCCGCAACCTTGCGCTCTTCCTGGAAGACGACTCGGCCTCCCAGGTGCTGCCCATGGAGATCAGCATCAAGGACACGCACATTAATTTAAAG GATGACGGCCCTCGTGAAAATCCCTCCGACTCGGAGCCCTCGCCGATCACTCTACACATTGACAGCCTCGTCGTACACAGAAGAGACGACGGGTCTTTCTCTATAGGAG tggatggagcagcagAGGCCAAACCCAAGAAAGCGGCCACAGTGATTGACAGCTCTCTGAGTCCAGTCCCTGAGACTGTGGGCAGCATCTGTGGTATTTCAAAGGCAACACAGACTCAGACTCCACCCACCAGTCCCCCTCCATCTGACAAGGAGAAG ATGCTGATGGAGGAGAATGAATGTCTAAAGGTAGAGCTATCCCGAGCAAAGATGGCGCTGGCTGAGGCTCAGATGGAGAAGGACTCGCTGCTTCACCGACTGAAGAACCTCAAAGTCAGCACCAGCTAG